From the genome of Psychroserpens ponticola, one region includes:
- a CDS encoding AMP-dependent synthetase/ligase, translated as MTEVTRLFDFPYYQLENKPNAAALVTKYDGKWIPTSTQEYINKANTISRALLKLGINKNDKIAVISSTNRTEWNIMDIGILQVGAQNIPIYPTICAEDYEYVLNHSESIYCFVSDEEVLEKVNKVIANTNIKEVYSFNQIEGCKHYSELFELGKDESNQPEVEARKNDVKPNDLATIIYTSGTTGRPKGVMLSHWNITSNALDSSPRVPLVKGENRILSFLPICHIFERVLIYVYQYAGTSIYFAEGIDKIGDNAKEIKPNLMSVVPRLLEKVFDKIMLKGEELKGVKKALFFWAVKLGEKWEPYGANGVWYEFQLKIANKLIFSKWREALGGELGTMVSGSAALQPRLARIFGAAKMRVMEGYGLTETSPVVSVGLYKNKMYKVGAVGKPIDNVEVKIADDGELLIKGPNVMLGYYKDPVKTAEVMTDDYFHTGDKGEIDQDGFLKITGRKKEMFKTSGGKYVIPPLLENDMKQSLFIEQIMVVGEGEKMPAAIIQPNFEFIRDWINHKRYSIGTSDTEIATSDIVIKRIQKEIDKYNQNFGKWEQIKRFELTPDVWSVDSGHLTPTMKMKRKIIKGIYQDLYDKIYRN; from the coding sequence ATGACAGAAGTTACTCGCCTTTTTGATTTTCCATATTACCAATTAGAAAACAAGCCTAATGCTGCTGCTCTGGTGACTAAGTATGATGGCAAATGGATACCAACATCTACTCAAGAATATATAAATAAAGCAAATACAATAAGTAGAGCGTTATTAAAATTAGGTATTAATAAAAATGATAAAATTGCTGTTATTTCTTCTACCAATAGAACAGAATGGAACATCATGGATATTGGAATACTACAAGTTGGTGCACAGAACATTCCAATTTATCCAACTATTTGCGCAGAAGACTACGAATATGTTCTCAATCATAGTGAATCAATTTACTGCTTTGTTTCTGATGAAGAAGTCTTAGAAAAAGTAAATAAAGTTATAGCCAACACTAACATTAAAGAGGTGTACTCATTTAATCAAATTGAAGGTTGCAAGCATTATTCTGAATTATTTGAATTAGGAAAAGATGAAAGCAATCAACCTGAAGTCGAAGCTAGAAAGAACGATGTAAAACCAAACGATCTAGCGACTATAATTTATACTTCTGGAACCACTGGAAGACCTAAAGGTGTAATGCTTTCGCATTGGAATATTACTAGTAATGCTCTAGACAGCTCACCAAGAGTTCCTTTAGTAAAAGGCGAAAATCGTATTTTAAGTTTCTTACCCATTTGTCATATTTTCGAACGCGTATTAATTTACGTATATCAATATGCAGGAACTTCAATATACTTTGCTGAAGGCATTGACAAAATTGGAGATAATGCAAAAGAAATAAAACCTAACTTAATGAGTGTTGTACCTCGTTTACTCGAAAAAGTATTCGATAAGATAATGCTGAAAGGTGAAGAATTAAAAGGTGTAAAAAAGGCACTATTCTTTTGGGCAGTTAAACTCGGTGAAAAATGGGAACCATATGGTGCAAATGGTGTTTGGTATGAATTTCAGCTCAAAATAGCCAATAAACTTATTTTTAGTAAATGGCGAGAAGCACTTGGTGGCGAATTAGGAACTATGGTTTCCGGTAGTGCTGCGCTTCAACCAAGATTAGCAAGGATTTTTGGAGCAGCAAAAATGAGAGTTATGGAAGGCTATGGCTTAACTGAAACATCTCCAGTTGTATCTGTTGGCTTATATAAAAATAAAATGTATAAAGTTGGAGCTGTTGGTAAACCAATAGATAATGTAGAGGTTAAGATTGCAGACGATGGAGAATTATTAATAAAAGGACCCAATGTAATGCTAGGTTACTATAAAGATCCTGTAAAAACTGCCGAAGTCATGACTGATGACTATTTTCACACAGGTGATAAAGGCGAAATTGATCAAGACGGCTTTCTTAAAATTACTGGCCGTAAAAAAGAAATGTTTAAAACATCTGGCGGAAAATATGTAATTCCTCCTCTTTTAGAAAATGATATGAAACAGTCTTTATTCATTGAACAAATTATGGTCGTTGGTGAAGGCGAGAAAATGCCAGCAGCCATCATTCAACCAAATTTTGAATTCATTAGAGATTGGATAAATCATAAAAGGTATTCTATTGGCACTTCAGATACAGAAATCGCAACTTCAGATATTGTTATCAAACGAATTCAGAAGGAAATCGACAAGTATAATCAAAACTTTGGTAAATGGGAACAAATAAAACGTTTTGAACTGACTCCTGATGTTTGGTCTGTTGATAGTGGACACTTAACTCCTACCATGAAAATGAAACGCAAAATAATTAAGGGTATATATCAAGATCTTTACGATAAAATATATCGAAATTAA
- a CDS encoding MarR family winged helix-turn-helix transcriptional regulator, producing MKDKTIDYVLRTTWLAVNKMYNEEASQFGTTMATGFALLSIDPENGTPSTSLGPKMGMEATSLSRTLKTMEEKGLIIRKPNPEDGRGVLIHLTEFGREKRNYSKEKVITFNETVKNNVSEEELTNFYKVAEVINNMISNKQIYNQKEHTIK from the coding sequence ATGAAAGACAAAACAATAGACTACGTACTTAGAACCACTTGGTTAGCAGTCAATAAGATGTATAATGAAGAAGCTTCCCAATTTGGTACAACGATGGCAACTGGTTTTGCACTACTTAGTATAGATCCAGAAAACGGAACGCCTTCTACTTCTCTAGGTCCAAAAATGGGAATGGAAGCTACTAGTTTATCTCGTACACTAAAAACCATGGAAGAAAAGGGTTTAATAATTCGCAAACCTAATCCTGAAGATGGTAGAGGTGTCTTAATACACTTAACAGAATTTGGAAGAGAAAAAAGAAATTATTCAAAAGAAAAAGTAATCACCTTTAATGAAACAGTAAAAAACAACGTTTCTGAAGAAGAACTTACAAACTTCTATAAAGTAGCAGAAGTCATTAATAATATGATTTCAAATAAACAGATATACAACCAAAAAGAACATACTATAAAATAA
- a CDS encoding 3-hydroxyacyl-CoA dehydrogenase/enoyl-CoA hydratase family protein, producing the protein MSKRRIKKIAIIGSGIMGSGIACHFANIGVDVLLLDIVPRELNDKEKAKGLTLEDKVVRNRMVNDALTASIKSKPAPLYHASFKNRITTGNLEDDIAKVKDVDWIMEVVVERLDIKQQVFEKLEKYRTPGTLITSNTSGIPIKFMSEGRSEDFQKHFCGTHFFNPARYLKLFEIIPGPKTDASVLEFLNGYGEQFLGKTSVVAKDTPAFIGNRIGIFSIMSLFHTVKDLELTIEEVDKLSGPVIGRPKSATFRTVDVVGLDTLVHVANGIKDNCPKDECNSLFNLPDFINTMMENKWLGSKTGQGFYKKHVSTEGKKEILSLDLNTLEYRGKQRAQFATLEMTKTIDKVVDRFKVLVKGKDKAGEFYRKSFAALFAYVSNRIPEITDDLFKIDDAMKAGFGWEHGPFQIWDAIGVEKGIEIMKAEGLEPNAWVKDMLTSGSTSFYSVKDGATYAYDIPKKTQQKIPGQDSFIILDNIRKSNEVFKNSGVVVEDLGDGILNVEFQSKMNTIGGDVLAGLNKAIDLAEKDFAGLVVGNQAANFSVGANIGMIFMMAAEQEYDELNMAIKYFQDTMMRMRYSAIPTISAPHGMALGGGCELSMHADKVVAAAETYIGLVEFGVGVIPGGGGSKEMALRAQDIFKKGDVELNVLQEYFLTIGMAKVATSAYEAFDLGILQKGKDIVVVNKDRQIATAKAHAKLMANAGYTQPVKRNDIKVLGKQALSMFLVGTDSMEASHYISEHDKKIANKLAYVMAGGDLSEPTLVSEQYLLDLEREAFLSLCTERKTLERIQHMLKTGKPLRN; encoded by the coding sequence ATGAGCAAACGTAGAATTAAAAAAATAGCCATTATAGGTTCGGGAATTATGGGAAGCGGAATCGCTTGTCATTTTGCAAACATTGGTGTTGATGTCCTTTTATTAGACATCGTTCCTAGAGAACTTAATGATAAAGAAAAAGCGAAAGGGTTAACGCTTGAAGATAAAGTTGTTAGAAATCGCATGGTAAATGATGCGCTAACGGCTTCAATAAAATCGAAACCAGCTCCTTTATATCACGCATCGTTTAAAAATCGAATTACAACAGGAAATCTTGAAGATGATATTGCTAAAGTAAAAGATGTCGATTGGATTATGGAGGTTGTTGTTGAACGTTTAGACATCAAGCAACAAGTTTTTGAAAAATTAGAGAAATACAGAACTCCAGGAACTTTAATCACTTCAAATACCTCTGGTATTCCTATTAAATTTATGAGTGAAGGTCGTAGTGAAGATTTTCAGAAACATTTCTGCGGAACGCACTTCTTTAATCCTGCTCGTTACTTAAAATTGTTTGAAATCATTCCTGGACCAAAAACGGATGCATCTGTTTTAGAATTCTTAAATGGTTATGGTGAACAATTCCTCGGAAAAACGTCTGTTGTTGCAAAAGATACACCTGCATTTATTGGAAATAGAATAGGAATCTTTAGCATCATGAGCTTATTTCATACGGTTAAAGATTTAGAGTTAACGATTGAAGAAGTCGATAAATTATCTGGACCAGTCATTGGTCGTCCAAAATCAGCAACCTTCAGAACGGTAGATGTTGTAGGCTTAGATACTTTAGTACATGTTGCAAACGGAATTAAAGATAATTGTCCAAAAGACGAATGTAACTCACTTTTTAACCTTCCAGATTTCATCAATACTATGATGGAAAATAAATGGTTAGGAAGTAAAACAGGACAAGGATTTTATAAAAAACATGTCTCTACTGAAGGCAAGAAAGAGATTTTATCTTTAGACTTAAATACTTTAGAATATAGAGGAAAGCAACGTGCACAATTTGCAACGTTAGAAATGACGAAGACTATTGATAAAGTCGTTGATCGCTTTAAAGTTTTAGTCAAAGGAAAAGATAAAGCTGGTGAATTCTATAGAAAGAGTTTTGCTGCTTTATTTGCTTATGTATCGAATCGTATTCCAGAAATCACTGATGATTTATTTAAGATTGATGATGCTATGAAAGCTGGATTTGGTTGGGAACATGGACCTTTCCAAATTTGGGACGCTATTGGTGTTGAAAAAGGAATCGAAATAATGAAAGCAGAAGGCTTAGAACCTAATGCTTGGGTCAAGGATATGTTAACTTCTGGAAGTACTTCATTCTATTCTGTAAAAGATGGTGCAACATATGCATATGACATTCCGAAGAAAACACAACAAAAAATCCCTGGTCAGGATAGCTTTATCATTTTAGACAATATTAGAAAATCTAATGAAGTATTTAAAAACTCAGGTGTCGTTGTTGAAGATTTAGGTGACGGAATCCTTAATGTAGAATTCCAATCTAAAATGAATACCATTGGTGGTGACGTTCTTGCTGGATTAAATAAAGCTATTGATTTAGCCGAAAAAGATTTTGCAGGATTGGTTGTTGGTAATCAAGCTGCGAATTTCTCTGTTGGAGCAAACATCGGAATGATTTTCATGATGGCTGCAGAGCAAGAATATGATGAGCTTAATATGGCTATTAAATATTTCCAAGATACAATGATGCGTATGCGCTACTCGGCTATTCCAACAATTTCTGCTCCTCACGGAATGGCTCTTGGTGGTGGTTGTGAGTTATCAATGCATGCAGATAAAGTTGTTGCTGCTGCCGAAACTTACATAGGACTTGTAGAGTTTGGTGTTGGTGTGATTCCTGGTGGTGGAGGTTCTAAAGAAATGGCTTTAAGAGCTCAAGACATTTTCAAAAAAGGTGATGTTGAACTAAATGTACTACAAGAGTATTTCTTAACCATAGGAATGGCAAAAGTAGCAACGTCAGCTTATGAAGCATTTGATTTAGGAATTCTTCAAAAAGGAAAAGACATTGTTGTTGTGAATAAAGACAGACAGATTGCAACTGCAAAAGCACATGCAAAATTAATGGCTAATGCTGGTTACACGCAACCTGTGAAACGCAATGACATTAAAGTTCTTGGTAAACAAGCTTTAAGTATGTTTTTAGTAGGAACAGATTCTATGGAAGCAAGTCATTACATAAGTGAACATGATAAGAAAATTGCAAATAAATTAGCATACGTTATGGCTGGAGGAGATTTATCTGAACCAACTTTAGTAAGCGAACAATACTTATTAGATCTTGAACGTGAAGCGTTCTTATCACTATGTACTGAACGTAAAACTTTAGAAAGAATTCAGCACATGTTAAAAACTGGAAAACCGTTAAGAAACTAA
- a CDS encoding tail fiber domain-containing protein, whose protein sequence is MKPLQYLIVFICFISISNSFSQVGIGTTSPDASSVLDIVTTDKGLLIPRVNLPNIATTMLDGTNTAATSLLIYNINAAVTGGNGIGYYYFNGTIWEKLITSGSNIEKIDDLIDGKSDSDGTQNGSSIYLGINSGLNDDSSDNKNVGIGFEAMITNISGYNNSTIGYQSLYSNTTGSGNAANGFHALTNNTVGNWNVANGYRSLFSNIGGNNNTANGNQSLFNNTNGYNNSVNGYESMYSNLTGHDNTASGLQSLYSNTFGGNNTAFGVRAMYLNINGSDNAATGDRSLYSNTSGRFNTANGSASMSGNTSGDFNTASGYQSLLRNTQGNNNTANGSLSMFSNTLGHDNAVNGFRALYYNLDGDFNTASGSFSLFFNSTGNQNIGLGHESLFTNTTGSYNIGIGSRTGSGNSTGSHNIYLGHNSGTPETGSNKLYIENSGANSDNALIYGEFDNNILRTNSEFQIGNPIGTGYAFPTVDGSASQIMQTDGSGSISWVNSFSEDYNDLLNIPIHNINNLVDGKSDNDGTNNGSSIFLGVNAGLNDDSSNNGNIGVGFESLMSNSNGNTNTAIGHTSMYNNLSGSDNAAFGFWSLYNNRVGDSNTALGVAAGFSNFYGSRNVFLGTSSGSTAPYGDGNIFIGYTAGQMSSGDDKLYIENSNADADNALIYGEFDNNILRINGELQLGDSLLNRYAMPTSDGNLDQLLQTDGAGNIDWVDASSLGSDDQNLNGAILSGYNLEIYIENGNSASVDLSSLVSSGDITGITAGDGLTGSALSGAPTLDVVAINGLTAYTNSVVLGGTLTQATTITQGTNNLTFDLNSSGDFIVQDNGINHFEVSSSGLTYFGDDTWWNDGSTTGTTIASLVDEGNNGRFRIYENGVASVDLDANTGFIFNEQGLDRDFRIESDDETSMFIVDAGNNRIGIMEATPNFDIHLKQSSNTEGGVGGIGFESSVTTNNWKLYHSGANFSFAENGVRRAYIATTSGLYMDTSDRRLKKSITEVEFVLDRVNNLKAYRYLYKDQEDSGKKILGFMAQDVEPLFPELVGQAEDGYLALNYAGFGVVAIKAIQEQQQIIDAQQQQIETLQKSESESMLLLNSLLKRIENLENQD, encoded by the coding sequence ATGAAACCTCTGCAGTATCTAATAGTATTTATTTGTTTTATATCAATTTCAAATTCTTTTTCTCAGGTTGGAATTGGTACGACTTCACCAGATGCATCTTCAGTTTTAGATATTGTAACTACAGATAAAGGTCTACTTATTCCAAGGGTGAATTTGCCTAATATTGCAACAACTATGCTAGATGGTACGAATACAGCTGCAACAAGTTTACTAATTTATAATATTAATGCAGCTGTAACTGGAGGCAATGGAATAGGTTATTATTATTTTAATGGAACTATTTGGGAAAAACTAATAACCAGTGGTTCAAACATAGAGAAAATAGATGATCTTATTGATGGGAAATCTGATAGTGATGGTACTCAAAATGGTTCTTCAATTTATTTAGGAATAAATTCTGGTTTAAATGATGATAGTTCTGATAATAAAAATGTGGGAATTGGATTTGAAGCAATGATAACTAATATATCAGGTTATAATAACTCTACAATTGGCTACCAATCACTTTATAGTAATACTACAGGTTCTGGTAATGCAGCAAATGGGTTTCATGCGCTTACTAACAATACAGTAGGTAATTGGAATGTTGCAAATGGTTACAGATCACTTTTTTCTAACATTGGAGGGAACAACAATACTGCTAATGGAAATCAATCGCTATTTAATAACACTAATGGTTACAATAATTCAGTAAATGGCTATGAATCTATGTATTCAAATTTAACTGGTCATGATAATACAGCAAGTGGATTACAGTCTCTTTATTCTAATACTTTTGGAGGCAATAATACGGCATTTGGAGTAAGAGCAATGTATTTAAATATTAACGGGTCTGACAACGCAGCTACTGGAGATCGTTCTTTATATTCAAATACTTCAGGACGGTTTAATACGGCAAATGGTAGCGCGTCAATGTCAGGAAACACTTCGGGGGATTTTAACACAGCCAGTGGATACCAATCACTTTTAAGAAATACGCAAGGAAATAACAACACAGCAAACGGAAGCCTCTCAATGTTCTCAAATACACTAGGTCATGATAATGCTGTCAATGGTTTTCGTGCACTTTACTACAATTTGGATGGGGATTTTAACACGGCTTCTGGAAGTTTTTCGCTTTTTTTTAATAGTACTGGAAATCAAAATATTGGATTAGGTCATGAATCTTTATTCACTAATACAACTGGCTCTTATAATATAGGTATTGGAAGTCGTACTGGATCTGGTAATAGTACAGGAAGTCATAATATATATCTAGGCCATAATTCTGGTACTCCTGAGACTGGATCTAATAAATTGTACATAGAAAATTCTGGTGCCAACTCCGATAACGCATTAATTTACGGTGAGTTTGACAACAATATATTAAGAACAAATTCTGAATTTCAAATAGGAAATCCAATAGGAACTGGTTATGCATTTCCAACAGTAGATGGATCAGCAAGCCAAATTATGCAAACTGATGGTTCGGGAAGTATAAGTTGGGTAAACAGTTTTAGCGAAGATTACAATGATCTTTTAAATATTCCTATCCATAATATAAATAATTTGGTAGATGGTAAATCGGATAATGATGGAACTAATAATGGTTCATCTATTTTTTTAGGTGTTAATGCTGGGTTAAATGATGATAGTTCGAACAATGGTAATATAGGTGTAGGATTTGAGTCCTTAATGTCAAATAGTAATGGTAACACGAATACGGCTATAGGTCATACATCGATGTATAATAATTTATCTGGATCTGATAATGCTGCATTTGGCTTTTGGTCTCTTTATAACAATAGAGTAGGAGATAGTAATACTGCTCTGGGAGTAGCTGCAGGTTTTAGTAATTTTTACGGAAGTAGAAATGTCTTTTTAGGCACGTCTTCAGGAAGTACTGCTCCTTACGGAGATGGAAACATATTTATAGGTTATACTGCTGGTCAAATGTCTTCTGGAGATGACAAACTTTATATAGAGAATTCAAATGCTGATGCTGATAATGCTTTAATATATGGTGAATTTGATAATAATATTTTACGAATTAATGGTGAACTTCAGTTAGGTGATTCCCTGTTAAATAGATATGCCATGCCTACATCTGATGGTAATCTAGATCAGTTATTGCAAACTGATGGAGCTGGAAATATAGATTGGGTTGATGCTTCAAGTTTAGGGTCTGATGATCAAAACTTAAATGGAGCTATCCTTAGTGGATATAATTTAGAAATTTATATAGAAAATGGTAATTCAGCTAGTGTTGACTTATCTTCATTAGTTTCGTCAGGTGATATAACTGGTATAACAGCTGGAGATGGTCTAACAGGTTCTGCCTTAAGTGGTGCGCCAACTTTAGATGTCGTTGCAATTAATGGATTAACAGCATATACCAACAGCGTTGTGTTAGGTGGAACTTTAACTCAAGCAACAACAATCACACAAGGTACAAATAATCTCACTTTTGATTTAAACTCAAGTGGTGATTTTATCGTTCAAGACAATGGAATAAATCATTTTGAAGTGAGTAGTTCTGGGTTGACCTATTTTGGCGATGATACATGGTGGAATGATGGTAGCACAACAGGAACAACCATAGCAAGTTTGGTTGATGAAGGAAATAATGGACGTTTTAGAATATATGAAAATGGAGTTGCTTCTGTAGATCTCGATGCCAACACAGGATTTATTTTTAACGAACAAGGTTTAGATAGGGATTTTAGAATAGAAAGTGATGATGAAACTAGTATGTTTATAGTCGATGCAGGCAATAATCGGATTGGTATTATGGAAGCGACTCCAAATTTTGACATTCATTTAAAACAGTCATCAAATACTGAAGGAGGCGTAGGCGGAATAGGATTTGAAAGTAGCGTGACAACCAATAATTGGAAGCTATACCATTCAGGCGCGAATTTCTCTTTTGCTGAAAATGGAGTGCGACGTGCTTATATAGCGACTACAAGTGGACTGTATATGGATACTTCAGATAGACGATTAAAGAAAAGTATTACTGAGGTTGAATTTGTACTTGATAGAGTAAACAATTTAAAAGCTTATCGCTACTTATATAAAGATCAAGAAGATTCTGGAAAAAAAATACTTGGGTTTATGGCTCAAGATGTAGAACCCTTATTCCCTGAACTGGTTGGACAAGCTGAAGATGGTTATTTAGCATTAAATTATGCTGGCTTTGGTGTTGTTGCAATAAAGGCAATTCAAGAACAGCAACAAATTATTGATGCGCAACAGCAACAAATTGAAACACTTCAAAAGTCAGAATCAGAATCTATGCTATTATTAAACAGTTTGCTCAAGCGCATTGAAAACCTAGAGAACCAAGATTAA
- a CDS encoding helix-turn-helix domain-containing protein, whose amino-acid sequence MTLNYFDHSPVSNIIEEYYELKFSKNSTPFESIVLPIGNTHITSVLYGQQKAIINKTETPLKDIIISGQFFRSYQFSATKATHSLGISFHPTALFKILNTDISQLYNKHVQLSQYNKDLYLLLKPIFGSPQPSETIVKNLNELFQNINLNVNKKTNEIDQAIDIIKSKEGLLNIQEILDQIKISQKTLENHFKTIVGLTPGKYTRLYRFLKLMRKYESEEIDLNDLIHMYDYYDRSHFTKDFKLFMHQSPKAYFNTNNPLLNEYLNK is encoded by the coding sequence ATGACCCTCAACTATTTTGATCATAGTCCAGTTTCAAATATCATTGAGGAATACTATGAACTAAAATTTAGTAAAAATAGTACTCCCTTTGAATCTATTGTACTACCAATAGGAAACACTCACATCACTTCAGTGTTATATGGTCAACAAAAAGCAATCATTAACAAGACAGAGACACCTTTAAAGGACATTATTATTAGTGGGCAATTCTTCAGGTCTTATCAATTTTCAGCAACAAAAGCAACACATTCTTTAGGGATTAGTTTCCATCCTACAGCTCTATTCAAAATTTTAAATACAGATATTTCACAACTCTATAATAAACATGTTCAATTATCGCAATACAATAAAGATTTATACCTCCTATTAAAGCCTATTTTTGGAAGCCCTCAACCTTCAGAAACAATTGTCAAAAACCTTAACGAACTATTTCAAAATATAAACTTAAACGTTAATAAAAAAACCAATGAAATTGACCAAGCAATTGATATAATAAAGAGCAAAGAAGGTCTTTTAAATATTCAAGAAATACTCGATCAAATAAAAATTTCTCAAAAAACATTAGAAAATCATTTTAAAACAATTGTTGGTTTAACACCAGGAAAATATACACGACTATATAGGTTTTTAAAACTTATGCGCAAATATGAAAGCGAAGAAATTGATTTAAATGATTTGATTCATATGTATGACTATTATGATAGATCTCATTTTACAAAAGATTTTAAATTATTTATGCACCAATCACCTAAAGCATATTTTAATACTAATAACCCATTACTAAACGAATACCTAAATAAGTAA
- a CDS encoding acetyl-CoA C-acyltransferase encodes MKTAYIVKAYRTAVGKAPKGVFRFKRTDELAAETIKYMMKELPNLDPKRIDDVIVGNAMPEGSQGLNMARLISLMGLEVIDVPGVTVNRFCSSGVETIGMATAKIQAGMADCIIAGGAESMSSVPMTGFKPELNYDAIVKAGHEDYYWGMGNTAEAVANQFKVSREDQDEFAYNSHMKALKAQAENRFQDQIVPIEVEQTYIDSNGKKATKSYTVTKDEGPRAGTSKEALAKLRAVFAAGGSVTAGNSSQMSDGAAFVMVMSEAMVKELNLEPVARMVNYAAAGVEPRIMGIGPVKAIPKALKQAGLQQNDLSLIELNEAFASQSLAVIRELELNPDIINVNGGAIALGHPLGCTGAKLSVQLFDEMRKRDMKGKYGAVTMCVGTGQGACGIFEFLS; translated from the coding sequence ATGAAAACAGCATATATAGTAAAAGCATATAGAACAGCAGTTGGTAAAGCACCAAAAGGCGTGTTCCGTTTTAAAAGGACAGATGAATTGGCAGCAGAAACCATCAAATATATGATGAAAGAATTGCCAAATTTAGATCCAAAACGTATTGATGATGTTATTGTTGGAAACGCAATGCCAGAAGGCTCTCAAGGACTAAACATGGCACGTTTAATCTCATTAATGGGATTAGAAGTTATAGATGTTCCTGGTGTTACTGTAAACCGTTTTTGCTCTTCTGGAGTTGAAACTATCGGAATGGCAACTGCAAAAATTCAAGCCGGAATGGCAGATTGTATAATCGCAGGTGGAGCAGAAAGCATGTCTAGCGTACCAATGACTGGATTTAAACCAGAATTGAATTACGATGCCATAGTAAAAGCTGGTCATGAAGATTATTATTGGGGAATGGGAAATACTGCTGAAGCAGTTGCAAATCAATTTAAAGTCTCTCGTGAAGATCAAGATGAATTTGCTTACAATTCTCACATGAAAGCTTTAAAAGCACAAGCTGAAAATCGTTTTCAAGATCAAATTGTACCAATAGAAGTTGAACAAACCTATATTGATTCCAACGGAAAAAAAGCAACGAAATCATATACAGTAACAAAAGACGAAGGTCCTCGTGCTGGTACAAGTAAAGAAGCTTTAGCAAAATTAAGAGCTGTGTTTGCAGCTGGAGGAAGTGTTACTGCTGGTAATTCATCACAAATGAGTGATGGTGCAGCTTTTGTAATGGTTATGAGTGAAGCTATGGTGAAAGAATTAAATCTTGAACCAGTAGCTAGAATGGTAAACTATGCAGCTGCAGGTGTTGAACCTCGTATCATGGGAATTGGTCCAGTAAAGGCAATACCAAAAGCTCTAAAACAAGCTGGATTACAACAAAACGATTTATCACTTATTGAATTAAACGAAGCTTTTGCTTCTCAGTCTCTTGCAGTTATAAGAGAATTAGAATTAAATCCTGATATCATTAATGTAAATGGTGGAGCAATTGCACTTGGTCATCCACTAGGATGTACTGGAGCAAAACTTTCAGTACAGCTATTTGATGAAATGCGTAAACGTGATATGAAAGGCAAATATGGAGCAGTAACCATGTGCGTTGGTACTGGTCAAGGTGCTTGTGGAATATTTGAATTTTTAAGTTAA